The proteins below are encoded in one region of Brienomyrus brachyistius isolate T26 unplaced genomic scaffold, BBRACH_0.4 scaffold52, whole genome shotgun sequence:
- the LOC125723834 gene encoding NACHT, LRR and PYD domains-containing protein 12-like: MDHHSHGETQTSLTDLLLDYLNDLSDEELKEFKLRLPVNKELKPLPKGQMKTLGRTDFAEMMMNSYSKAGALKVTLEILKKMNLNDLAQRLKEDLQKCKQAGSEQSDMLETRQLMLHKIKCSLKEKFECVYEGKAKEGQRILLSEIYTELYITEGGTGAVNDEHEVRQIETASKKRRTEDTTVKCNDIFKPLCGRVTPIRTVLTKGVAGIGKTVSVQKFILDWAEGKANQDVHFIFALPIRDLNLIKGEYSLIELLHRFVPELKSLDSTELFRYKVLFIFDGLDECRLPLDFRNNESWFDVTTKMSLDLLLTNLIKGNLLPSALLWITSRPAATNQIPAKYVHQVTEIRGFSDAQKEEYFKKRFNDQSLASRIITHVKSSRSLFIMCHIPVFCWISATVLKRLFTENDRGEIPRTLTEMYTHFLIHQASFKKDKYMKNYESKLNENSKEFLLKLGKLAFDNLEKGNLIFYEQDLTENGIDVAETSVYSGVCTEVFKEEYGLYQEKVYCFVHLSIQEYLAALYVFLSNSSADLLKTAVNQALESKNGHLDLYLRFLLGLSTDSSKTLLQRLLGPTKTSSHNIRSTVKYIREKIKENLSPERTINLFHCLTELGDNSLVEEVQRYLNSGNISADDLSPAQYSALAFVMLMSDEELDVFDLKKYIRSDEEHCRLLPVVKNSRTALLNSCDLIDKHCEVLTSALRSNSSPLRELDLSDNNLEDSGVKLLSAALGDLHCKLEILRLSGCRVTEEGCSYLASALRSNPSHLRELDLSYNHPGDSGVKLLSAVLEDPSCKLEKLQVGRCELTEKCCEALASALRSNSSPLRELDLSDNDLQDSGVKLLSAGLGDLHCKLEILRLSGCRVTEEGCSSLASALRSNPSYLRELDLSYNHPGDSGVKLLSAVLEDPSCKLEKLNVDYGGECRTRAGLQKYSCQLTLDPNTANRFLSLSGGNRNVTWGAEQQPYPDHPERFDGWCQVLCRESLTGRCYWEAEWDGDGAWIGVTYKGIRRKGWSDCWLGYNDKSWCLYCNTDRYSVYHNKKPTLIPTDPSGSRRVGVYLDWGAGALSFYRVSSDGLTPLHRFTSSFTESLYPGFGVYSDSSVSL; encoded by the exons ATGGATCACCATTCCCATGGAGAG acccagacctCGCTCACTGACCTCTTGCTGGATTATCTAAATGATCTCAGTGATGAAGAGTTGAAGGAGTTTAAACTGCGTCTCCCAGTGAATAAAGAGTTAAAGCCCCTTCCCAAGGGTCAGATGAAAACCTTGGGCAGAACAGACTTCGCTGAAATGATGATGAATTCCTACAGTAAAGCCGGGGCTCTCAAAGTCACGCTTGAGATCCTGAAGAAGATGAACCTGAATGACCTTGCTCAGAGACTGAAGGAAGACCTGCAGAAGT GTAAGCAAGCAGGAAGTGAGCAGAGTGACATGTTGGAGACGA GGCAACTCATGttgcacaaaataaaatgttccttGAAAGAGAaatttgagtgtgtgtatgaagggaaagctaaggaaggacagcgaatacttctcagtgagatttacacagaactctacataactgaaggtgggactggagcagtcaatgatgaacatgaagtgagacagattgaaacagcatccaagaaaaggcgaacagaagatactacagtcaagtgcaatgatatatttaaacccttatgtgggcgtgtgacacctatcagaactgtactcactaaaggggtggcaggtatcgggaaaacagtctctgtgcagaaatttattctcgactgggcagaaggaaaagcaaaccaggatgttcacttcatatttgctcttcctatccgggacctgaatttgattaagggtgaatacagtctgattgaactgcttcaccgctttgtcccagaactgaaatcacttgattccactgagctgtttaggtacaaagtcttgtttatctttgatggtctggatgagtgtcgccttcctctggattttcggaacaatgagagctggtttgatgtaacaacaaaaatgtcactggatctgctgttgactaacctcattaaggggaatctgctcccatccgctctcctctggataacctcccggccagcagcaaccaatcagatacctgctaAGTATGTCcatcaggtgacagagatacgagggttcagtgatgcccagaaggaggagtatttcaagaagagatttaatgatcagagcctggccagcaggattatcacacatgtgaaatcatcaaggagcctcttcatcatgtgccacatacctgtgttctgttggatttcagccactgtgcttaagaggctttttactgagaatgacaggggagaaattccaaggactctgactgaaatgtacacacacttcctgattcaTCAGGCAAGTTTTAAAAaagacaagtatatgaaaaactatGAAAGCAAGCTAAATGAaaacagcaaggaattccttttaaaacttggtaaactggcttttgacaaccttgagaaaggcaatctcatattttatgagcaagatctgacagagaatggcattgatgtcgctgaaacttcagtttactctggagtgtgcacagaagtctttaaagaggagtatgggttgtaccaggagaaggtgtactgctttgtgcatctgagcatccaggagtatctcgctgctttatatgtgttcctgtcaaactcatcagctgacctgctgaagactgcagtgaatcaggcattagagagcaagaatggacacttggacctctacctccgcttcctcctgggcctctcaacagactccagtaagactctgttacaaaggctactggggccGACAAAAACCAGCTCACATAACATTAGGAGTACAGTGAAATACATCAGGGAgaaaataaaggagaatttatctccagaaaggaccatcaacctgttccactgtctgactgagctgggtgacaattctctagtagaggaagtacaaagatacctgaattcaggaaacatttcagcagatgacctctcacctgcacagtactcagctctggcctttgtgatgctgatgtcagatgaggagctggatgtgtttgacctgaagaaatacatcagatcagatgaagagcactgcaggctgctgcctgtggtcaagaactccaggacggctct gctgaacagctgtgatctcatagataaacactgtgaagtgctgacttcagctctcagatcaaactcttcccccctgagagagctggacctgagtgacaataacctggaggattcaggagtgaagctgctctctgctgcactgggggatttacactgtaaactggagatactgag gctgtcaggctgtagagtcacagaagaaggctgttcttacctggcttcagctctgaggtcaaacccctcacacctgagagagctggacctaagctacaatcacccaggagactcaggagtgaagctactctctgctgtactggaggatcccagctgtaaactggagaagctgca ggtgggccggtgtgaactcacagagaaatgctgtgaggcactggcttcagctctcagatcaaactcctcacccctgagagagctggacctgagtgacaatgacctgcaggactcaggagtgaagctgctctctgctggactgggggacttacactgtaaactggagatactgag actgtcaggctgtagagtcacagaagaaggctgttcttccctggcatcagctctgaggtcaaacccctcatacctgagagagctggacctgagctacaatcacccaggagactcaggagtgaagctgctctctgctgtactggaggatcccagctgtaaactggagaagctgaa tgtggattacggtggagagtgcaggaccagagcaggcttacagaaat actcctgccagctgacgctggaccccaacacagcaaacagattcctgtctctgtcaggggggaacaggaatgtgacatggggggcagagcagcagccatatcctgatcatccagagagatttgacggctggtgccaagttctgtgcagagagagtctgactggccgctgttactgggaggctgagtgggatggagatggagcctggataggagtgacttataaagggatcaggaggaaaggatggAGTGACTGTtggcttggatacaatgacaagtcatggtgtctgtACTGTAATACTGACAGATACTCTGTCTATCACAATAAGAAACCGACTCTCATACCCACAgatccctcaggctcccgcagagtaggagtgtatctggactggggggctggtgctctgtccttctacagagtctcctctgatggactgacccccctgcacagattcacctcctcattcactgagtccctctatccagggtttggggtttatagtgactcctcagtgtcactgtga